In the genome of Ignavibacteriota bacterium, one region contains:
- the glnD gene encoding [protein-PII] uridylyltransferase has protein sequence MENLREQFLTNRNRLFNDEELLKNSYKFCVRYSLLVEEYILRTIKPKSVDCVMVAAGGFSRRELSPFSDIDLMFIIPKTETHEQNIREAVTKLWDTGIEVSHTVRTFSDIQKFMNEDLHAFTQFFETRFLIGSKLLYDDWNKKVFEVIEKTDKKQLIFDLFEDVVQRYQKYGSSPKVLEPNVKFTGGGLRDIHCVEWMYSIKNNVLLSNQDEITHTEIFLKTILENGTINRKAYKRLFESYQTILNARNHLHLVEGRKNDRLEFEQQEQIAERLGYKKNDWKEFMYSYFKASTILNRFSKTMMKRYKQAYATTISDFLSIDLDDDFEVKGNVLIFKGDRVLNISEIMRAFYYRAVHDALFELNLRSLIIESIHLIEETQIPEVTSSVFFRELLKLPANVAKTLSSMNEFSFLDVVLPEFKSLNGFFQPGVYHCYTADEHTLVALQNIENLSNEDNHISRIYKTIQSKDLLYLATLLHDIGKPISVAGHEIIGAEIANSIMQNLGYGQNEILFVQFLIRHHLTMEQIAFRRDLNDPATLDNFISIFHSVRSLDYLYILTYADLSAVNPQVWTKWKADLLNELYLKAKSMLMEQVSGEELMSARSFQLINDNFNDNAVMTEHLDQVDDLGYVFHFTEDEINQHIEEIEKGSKVSVFFKESENYTNITILTKDSDALLARLCGALAINDLNIHDARIFTRKDGTVIDSFSVTDFRSNSVVENSRYQKIEKDLKSAILNELKIDKEFDRVKQKWKRILNASGTHSKNIFVDFENQYNFSIIEVHSPDKIGLLYTITNKLAELGLAVTFAKIVTKLDGIIDVFYVLKNNGQKLRKSEFEFIRSELITEIKGL, from the coding sequence ATGGAAAATTTGCGGGAACAATTTTTAACAAATAGAAATCGGCTTTTCAACGACGAAGAGTTACTCAAAAATTCTTACAAATTCTGTGTCCGTTACAGTTTACTAGTTGAAGAATATATTTTAAGAACTATTAAACCAAAATCCGTTGATTGCGTTATGGTTGCCGCCGGCGGTTTCAGCAGAAGAGAATTATCACCGTTTTCGGATATCGACTTAATGTTTATTATTCCCAAAACCGAAACTCACGAACAAAATATTAGGGAAGCAGTTACAAAACTTTGGGATACAGGAATTGAAGTCTCGCATACTGTTAGAACCTTTAGCGATATTCAAAAATTTATGAACGAAGATCTTCACGCGTTTACTCAGTTTTTTGAAACGCGTTTTTTAATTGGAAGCAAACTATTGTATGATGATTGGAATAAAAAGGTTTTTGAAGTAATTGAAAAAACCGATAAGAAACAATTAATTTTTGATCTTTTTGAAGATGTTGTGCAGCGATATCAGAAATACGGAAGTTCACCAAAAGTATTAGAACCTAACGTTAAATTTACAGGCGGCGGATTAAGAGACATTCATTGTGTTGAATGGATGTATTCTATTAAAAATAATGTTCTGCTATCCAACCAAGATGAAATAACTCACACAGAAATTTTTCTTAAAACAATTTTGGAAAATGGTACAATAAACAGAAAAGCTTACAAAAGGCTATTCGAAAGTTACCAGACAATTTTAAATGCAAGAAATCATCTTCACCTTGTTGAAGGACGAAAAAACGACAGATTGGAGTTTGAACAGCAGGAACAGATTGCCGAAAGATTAGGGTATAAAAAAAATGACTGGAAAGAGTTTATGTACAGTTATTTTAAGGCATCCACAATTCTTAACCGCTTTTCAAAAACAATGATGAAAAGATACAAGCAGGCATACGCAACAACGATATCCGACTTTTTATCAATTGATCTTGACGATGATTTTGAAGTAAAGGGAAATGTTTTAATTTTTAAAGGAGATAGAGTTTTAAACATTTCTGAAATTATGCGCGCCTTTTATTACCGCGCCGTTCACGACGCATTATTTGAACTTAATCTCCGTTCATTGATTATTGAAAGTATTCACTTGATAGAAGAAACTCAAATTCCGGAAGTAACTTCTTCTGTGTTTTTTAGAGAACTACTTAAACTTCCGGCTAATGTAGCAAAAACATTATCTTCGATGAATGAATTTAGTTTCTTGGATGTGGTTCTGCCGGAATTCAAAAGTTTAAATGGATTTTTTCAACCCGGAGTATATCATTGCTATACCGCCGATGAACATACTTTGGTAGCTTTGCAAAATATTGAGAACTTAAGTAACGAAGACAACCATATTTCAAGAATATACAAAACCATTCAATCAAAAGATCTTTTATACCTTGCTACACTTCTGCATGATATCGGCAAACCAATAAGTGTTGCCGGTCATGAAATTATTGGAGCGGAGATTGCAAACAGCATAATGCAGAATTTGGGTTATGGACAAAATGAAATTCTATTCGTTCAGTTTTTAATAAGACATCATCTAACAATGGAACAAATCGCTTTCAGAAGAGATTTGAACGATCCCGCAACTTTAGATAATTTTATCTCCATATTTCATTCTGTCAGATCATTGGATTATTTATATATTTTAACTTATGCTGATCTATCGGCGGTTAATCCGCAGGTTTGGACAAAATGGAAAGCCGATCTTCTGAATGAATTATACCTTAAAGCAAAATCAATGCTGATGGAACAAGTTTCCGGCGAAGAATTAATGAGCGCCAGGTCATTCCAATTGATAAACGATAACTTTAATGATAATGCAGTAATGACGGAACATCTTGACCAAGTTGATGATTTGGGATATGTCTTTCATTTTACCGAAGACGAAATAAATCAGCATATTGAAGAAATTGAAAAAGGTTCAAAGGTTTCAGTATTTTTTAAGGAAAGCGAAAATTATACAAACATTACAATTTTAACAAAAGATTCCGATGCATTACTCGCGAGGCTTTGCGGCGCTTTGGCAATAAACGATCTGAACATTCACGACGCGAGGATCTTTACAAGAAAAGACGGAACAGTTATTGATAGTTTCAGCGTAACCGATTTTAGATCAAATTCCGTTGTTGAAAATTCTCGTTATCAAAAAATTGAGAAAGATTTAAAATCGGCAATTTTAAATGAATTGAAGATAGATAAAGAATTTGACAGAGTTAAGCAAAAGTGGAAAAGAATATTAAACGCTTCAGGCACTCATTCCAAAAATATTTTTGTCGATTTCGAAAATCAATACAACTTTTCAATTATCGAAGTTCATTCGCCGGATAAGATAGGATTGCTTTATACTATTACAAACAAGCTTGCCGAACTTGGATTAGCGGTTACATTCGCCAAGATTGTTACCAAACTTGATGGAATTATTGACGTATTTTATGTCCTTAAAAACAACGGACAAAAATTGCGAAAGAGCGAGTTTGAATTTATCAGATCGGAATTAATTACAGAAATTAAGGGATTATAA
- the lysA gene encoding diaminopimelate decarboxylase, producing MKYFESGIFTYKNNKLFCENVNLDEIGKKFGTPTFVYSKKFFTESYFSFKNAFKELNNKIFYACKANYNISVIKLFNQLGAGIDVNSAGEFYRASAAGVSAKNMIMSGVGKTDEEIILALENDILLIKAESMQEIFRINEIAKSLNKTAPLAIRVNPNVDPETHPYISTGLAENKFGIDETLAIEIFKEANSLSNIKLHGIDMHIGSQISTIQPYADAVSKLTKLVSSLKEIGIQLKHIDIGGGYGVKYNDEKLFSIADLAKAIVPLLKQTDCEIFFEPGRALTANGGVLVSKVLYTKTNLEKNFIVVDAAMTDLLRPSIYKAYHHIQPIEIKQNEDILADVVGPVCESGDFLAKNRNISKCEKNDLVAVMSAGAYGMVMSSNYNARRRAAEILVDDDKFYAIRTRETFEQLIQNEIL from the coding sequence ATGAAATATTTTGAATCGGGAATCTTTACCTACAAAAACAATAAATTATTTTGCGAAAATGTTAATCTGGATGAAATTGGAAAGAAATTTGGAACTCCGACATTTGTTTACAGCAAAAAATTTTTTACCGAAAGTTATTTTTCATTTAAAAATGCGTTCAAAGAACTTAATAATAAAATTTTCTACGCTTGCAAAGCCAACTATAACATCAGCGTTATAAAATTATTTAATCAACTTGGAGCCGGAATTGATGTAAATTCCGCCGGGGAATTTTACAGAGCTTCAGCCGCAGGAGTTTCCGCAAAAAATATGATAATGTCCGGCGTTGGAAAAACAGACGAAGAGATAATACTCGCGTTGGAAAACGATATATTACTTATTAAAGCTGAATCAATGCAGGAAATATTCAGAATAAATGAAATTGCGAAAAGTTTAAATAAAACCGCGCCTTTAGCAATAAGAGTAAATCCGAATGTTGATCCCGAAACACATCCATATATTTCCACAGGCTTAGCAGAAAATAAATTCGGCATTGATGAAACCTTAGCCATAGAAATTTTTAAGGAAGCAAATAGTCTCTCAAATATAAAATTACATGGAATCGATATGCACATCGGTTCTCAAATTTCAACTATTCAGCCATATGCCGACGCAGTTTCAAAATTAACAAAATTGGTTAGCTCGCTAAAAGAAATAGGCATTCAACTTAAGCATATTGATATTGGCGGCGGATATGGTGTTAAGTACAATGATGAAAAATTATTTTCAATTGCAGATTTGGCAAAAGCAATTGTCCCTTTATTAAAACAAACAGATTGTGAAATATTTTTTGAACCTGGAAGAGCATTGACCGCAAACGGCGGCGTTCTTGTATCAAAAGTTCTTTATACAAAAACAAATTTGGAAAAAAACTTTATTGTTGTTGATGCCGCAATGACAGATCTGCTGCGGCCAAGTATTTATAAAGCTTATCATCATATTCAGCCAATCGAAATAAAACAAAACGAAGATATTTTAGCAGATGTTGTTGGTCCCGTTTGTGAAAGCGGAGATTTTTTGGCTAAAAATAGAAATATATCTAAATGCGAAAAAAATGATCTTGTCGCTGTAATGTCAGCCGGAGCTTATGGAATGGTAATGTCTTCCAACTATAATGCCAGAAGACGGGCTGCGGAAATTTTAGTCGATGACGATAAATTTTATGCAATTAGAACAAGAGAAACATTTGAGCAATTAATTCAAAATGAAATTTTGTAA
- a CDS encoding tyrosine phenol-lyase, translating to MIKKQITKRSWAEPFKIKVVEPLKMTTKAEREKAIREAGYNTFLLKSEDVYIDLLTDSGTNAMSDRQWAGMMIGDEAYAGSKNFYYLWDNIKKYYGMPYFVPTHQGRAAEHMISKILIQPGDFIPGNMYFTTTRLHQELAGATFIDVIIDEAHDPDIEHPFKGNIDIQKLQNLIKKVGAKKIPYVSMAGPVNMAGGQPFSMKNLKEVKQVCDKNGIQLWFDATRATENAYFIQEREKGYKTKTIAQILLEMCSYFEGIWVSAKKDLMVNIGGIIATRNKKFYEEARNMVVIYEGLHTYGGLAGRDMEAMAIGIEEMVDYNNIHARIGQIRYFGEELAKYGVPFVKPIGGHAIFLNAKKILSHLKQDQFPAQTLAAEIYTDSGVRTMERGIVSAGRNKATGKNNYPNLELVRCTFPRRVYTQAHIDVTVESIVSVFQNRKSIKGLKMVYEPKYLRFFQAKFKKM from the coding sequence ATGATTAAGAAACAAATAACAAAAAGAAGTTGGGCAGAGCCTTTTAAAATTAAGGTTGTTGAACCATTAAAAATGACAACTAAAGCCGAACGCGAAAAAGCAATTAGAGAAGCCGGCTACAATACATTCCTTTTAAAATCTGAAGATGTTTATATTGATCTATTGACCGACAGCGGAACAAACGCAATGAGCGATAGACAATGGGCGGGAATGATGATTGGCGATGAAGCTTATGCCGGCAGTAAAAATTTTTATTATCTATGGGATAATATTAAAAAATATTACGGTATGCCTTACTTTGTACCTACCCATCAAGGAAGAGCCGCCGAACATATGATTTCCAAAATATTAATTCAGCCGGGAGATTTTATTCCCGGTAATATGTACTTTACAACAACCAGACTTCATCAAGAATTAGCCGGCGCGACTTTTATTGACGTAATTATTGACGAAGCGCATGATCCCGATATAGAACATCCTTTCAAAGGAAATATTGATATTCAAAAATTGCAGAATTTAATTAAAAAAGTCGGCGCAAAAAAGATTCCTTATGTTAGTATGGCAGGACCAGTTAACATGGCTGGGGGTCAGCCATTTTCGATGAAAAACTTAAAAGAAGTGAAGCAAGTATGCGATAAAAATGGAATTCAGCTTTGGTTTGACGCGACGCGCGCTACTGAAAATGCATATTTTATTCAAGAAAGAGAAAAAGGATATAAAACTAAAACAATTGCACAAATTTTATTGGAAATGTGTTCATACTTTGAAGGGATTTGGGTAAGTGCGAAAAAAGATTTGATGGTTAACATTGGCGGAATTATTGCGACTAGAAATAAAAAGTTCTATGAAGAAGCTAGAAACATGGTTGTAATTTATGAAGGTCTTCACACCTACGGAGGATTGGCAGGCAGAGATATGGAAGCAATGGCAATAGGCATTGAGGAAATGGTTGATTACAATAATATTCACGCAAGAATTGGACAGATAAGATATTTTGGCGAAGAGCTTGCTAAATACGGAGTTCCGTTTGTAAAACCAATTGGAGGACACGCAATATTTTTAAATGCCAAAAAAATTCTTTCACATTTGAAACAAGATCAATTTCCGGCTCAAACATTAGCCGCGGAAATTTACACTGATTCCGGAGTAAGAACAATGGAAAGAGGAATTGTGTCTGCCGGAAGAAATAAAGCAACGGGAAAAAATAATTATCCCAACTTAGAATTAGTTAGGTGTACTTTCCCGCGCAGAGTTTATACTCAAGCTCATATTGATGTTACGGTTGAATCGATTGTAAGCGTATTCCAAAATAGGAAATCGATTAAGGGTTTGAAAATGGTATATGAACCTAAATACTTGAGATTTTTTCAAGCCAAATTTAAAAAAATGTAA
- a CDS encoding DUF1232 domain-containing protein codes for MENALHDLKSNFEDHESFSKGTDYIEENLWEKVERVGKKISFTKDIKALFKYFRDKDVPWYRKTIIVGALIYFILPIDTIPDFSPFIGYLDDLGVITAVLKYLGKEIIPYYEK; via the coding sequence ATGGAAAATGCTCTGCATGATCTAAAATCTAATTTCGAAGATCACGAATCCTTTTCAAAAGGTACAGATTACATTGAAGAAAATTTGTGGGAAAAAGTTGAAAGAGTTGGTAAAAAGATTTCATTCACAAAAGATATAAAAGCTTTATTTAAATATTTCAGAGATAAAGATGTTCCGTGGTACAGAAAAACCATTATTGTCGGCGCGTTGATTTATTTTATTCTTCCAATAGATACAATTCCGGATTTTTCTCCTTTTATTGGCTACTTGGACGATTTGGGAGTTATTACCGCAGTTTTAAAATATCTCGGTAAAGAAATTATTCCTTATTATGAAAAATAA
- a CDS encoding S9 family peptidase — protein sequence MRNLLLLTISLLYFNNIFSQEKHALSVEDLWNMKRIDSFTISEDGKKIIFDVTSYSMDENKGKSNLWIVNTDGKDLKEFLNTENGVSSPQIIGEKVFFNIGDQIYSQSIKDTAKTKVTDFYSGVSGVKFSPSKNKIIFASKVYADCKNQTCNKAKDVENAKSKVKAEIFTELMYRHWNEWRGPKYSHLFLHNIGEENYIDLNQGLKFDVPPIALGSANDYSFSPDGKEIAFTMNESNFLATSTNNDIFTLNLSDVKDGETTPYKKISVSLGNDNQPIYSPDGKYIAYCSMSRAGFEGDKQRIMLYNRNLKIETDLTTSIDLSAAEIIWSQDSKYIYFTAANTIYTSIYKIDVSSKELFTITEKVDASSITLSPSGDKIFFKNQRSNLPFEIFSIETNGKNLKQITNINAELLSKIEMIPIETFWAQGAEGAKVQSILVKPPFFNPNKKYPLIFLIHGGPQGHWTDDFHYRWNTQMFAAKGYVVVATNPRGSYGYGQKFTDDISKDWGGKVYTDLMNSLDFALNNFDFIDSQNIFAAGASYGGYMINWIEGHNNRFNALVCHAGVFNLESMYGATEELWFAEWENGGTPWESRELYKKWSPHNFVQNFKTPMLVIHGENDFRVPIGQAMELFTSLQRVGVKSKFLYFPDEYHFVTKPQNAKLWWNTVFDWFDENKK from the coding sequence ATGCGAAACTTATTACTCTTAACAATTTCCCTTCTTTATTTTAATAATATTTTTTCACAGGAAAAACACGCTTTATCCGTTGAAGATTTATGGAATATGAAAAGAATAGATTCGTTTACAATTTCCGAAGACGGCAAGAAAATTATATTTGATGTAACTTCATACAGTATGGATGAAAATAAAGGCAAATCAAATCTTTGGATAGTAAATACGGACGGAAAGGATTTAAAAGAATTTTTAAATACTGAAAATGGAGTTTCATCACCGCAAATAATCGGCGAAAAAGTATTCTTTAACATTGGCGATCAAATATATTCACAAAGCATTAAAGATACGGCAAAAACAAAAGTTACCGATTTTTATTCGGGCGTGAGCGGAGTAAAATTTTCACCTTCAAAAAATAAAATTATCTTTGCTTCCAAAGTTTATGCCGATTGTAAAAACCAAACTTGCAATAAAGCTAAAGATGTTGAAAATGCTAAAAGCAAAGTTAAAGCCGAAATATTTACCGAATTAATGTACAGACATTGGAATGAATGGCGCGGACCCAAATACAGCCATTTGTTTCTTCATAATATCGGCGAAGAAAATTATATCGATTTAAATCAAGGATTAAAATTTGATGTTCCGCCAATTGCATTGGGAAGCGCAAACGATTATTCTTTTTCACCCGACGGAAAAGAAATCGCGTTTACAATGAATGAAAGTAATTTCCTCGCGACAAGCACAAATAACGACATCTTCACGTTAAATTTAAGTGACGTTAAAGACGGTGAAACAACTCCTTATAAAAAAATTTCCGTCAGTTTGGGAAATGACAATCAGCCGATTTATTCACCAGATGGAAAATATATAGCGTATTGCTCAATGTCGCGAGCCGGTTTTGAAGGCGATAAGCAAAGAATAATGCTGTATAATAGAAATCTTAAGATAGAAACTGATTTGACTACGTCGATAGATTTATCGGCTGCTGAAATTATTTGGTCACAAGATTCAAAGTATATTTATTTTACCGCGGCAAATACTATTTATACTTCAATTTACAAAATTGATGTTTCTTCTAAAGAATTGTTTACAATTACAGAAAAAGTTGATGCGTCTTCAATTACACTTTCTCCAAGCGGAGATAAAATATTTTTTAAAAATCAAAGATCAAATTTACCTTTTGAAATTTTTTCAATTGAAACTAACGGTAAAAATTTGAAACAAATAACAAATATAAACGCGGAACTTCTTTCAAAAATTGAAATGATACCAATCGAAACATTTTGGGCTCAAGGAGCTGAAGGCGCAAAAGTTCAATCAATTTTGGTCAAACCGCCGTTTTTTAATCCTAACAAAAAATATCCGCTGATATTTTTAATTCACGGAGGACCGCAGGGACATTGGACAGACGATTTCCATTATCGATGGAATACGCAAATGTTCGCGGCTAAAGGTTATGTTGTTGTTGCGACAAATCCAAGAGGAAGTTACGGTTACGGACAGAAATTTACTGATGATATTTCTAAAGATTGGGGCGGAAAAGTTTATACCGATTTAATGAATTCTTTGGATTTTGCTTTGAACAATTTTGATTTTATAGATTCGCAAAATATTTTTGCGGCAGGAGCTTCATACGGCGGTTACATGATAAACTGGATTGAAGGACACAATAACAGATTTAACGCGTTGGTTTGTCATGCAGGTGTTTTCAATTTGGAAAGTATGTACGGAGCAACGGAAGAACTATGGTTCGCCGAATGGGAAAACGGCGGAACACCTTGGGAAAGCAGAGAGTTGTATAAAAAATGGTCGCCGCATAATTTTGTACAAAACTTTAAAACTCCAATGCTCGTTATTCATGGTGAAAATGATTTTAGAGTTCCAATTGGACAAGCGATGGAATTGTTTACTTCATTGCAAAGAGTAGGTGTTAAAAGCAAATTCTTATATTTCCCTGATGAATATCACTTTGTTACAAAGCCGCAAAATGCCAAATTATGGTGGAACACAGTATTCGATTGGTTTGATGAAAATAAAAAGTAA
- a CDS encoding glutamate racemase: MNFMNKTNPIGVFDSGIGGLTVVKSVNTFLPSEKIIYFGDTARVPYGSKSNSTIIEYSVQDAQFLAKKNVKLIIVACNTASSVALDELRNKFDVPIIGMINPGAKAAITATENKKIGVIGTETTISNKAYSQAINKMDKAIEVYEKACPLFVPLAEEGWINHPATKLIAQEYLADLKKAKIDTLILGCTHYPILKDVIQEVIGENVKLIDSGSAASVEVNEYLEGRGIKNYQHNIGRHEFYVSDVPKKFNEIANRFLGKELEHLEKVDLEEIMNV; encoded by the coding sequence ATGAATTTTATGAACAAAACTAATCCAATCGGAGTTTTTGATTCAGGTATTGGAGGTTTAACAGTTGTAAAAAGTGTTAATACATTTTTACCAAGTGAAAAGATAATTTATTTCGGCGATACGGCAAGAGTTCCATACGGATCAAAATCTAACTCAACAATTATTGAATACTCAGTTCAAGACGCGCAATTTTTAGCAAAGAAAAATGTTAAGTTGATTATTGTAGCTTGTAATACAGCTTCTTCCGTTGCCTTAGATGAACTAAGAAATAAGTTCGATGTACCTATAATCGGTATGATTAATCCTGGCGCTAAAGCGGCAATTACGGCAACTGAAAATAAAAAAATAGGTGTTATTGGAACGGAGACGACAATTTCAAATAAAGCCTATTCGCAAGCAATAAATAAAATGGATAAAGCAATTGAAGTATATGAAAAAGCTTGTCCGCTGTTTGTGCCGCTTGCTGAAGAAGGCTGGATAAATCACCCGGCGACAAAATTAATTGCGCAAGAATATTTGGCGGATTTGAAAAAAGCGAAAATTGATACTTTGATTTTAGGCTGCACGCATTATCCTATTTTGAAAGACGTAATTCAAGAAGTAATTGGCGAAAATGTAAAATTAATTGATTCCGGTTCAGCGGCTTCTGTAGAAGTAAATGAGTATTTGGAAGGCAGAGGAATTAAAAATTATCAGCATAATATCGGCAGACATGAATTTTATGTAAGCGATGTTCCGAAAAAATTTAATGAAATAGCGAATAGATTTTTAGGTAAAGAATTAGAACATCTTGAAAAAGTTGATCTTGAAGAAATAATGAATGTTTAG
- a CDS encoding NUDIX hydrolase yields MNFKVKKSETVFKGIVFDIKVDQIEYNSGNLGIREVIVHNGGAVVVPVLENGKIILVKQYRYPFNEWMYELPAGKLEKGEDPFVCATRELTEETGYTTNAITPLGKIYTSPGFCNEILYIYLAQNLKSGEHNREEGEQGMEIYEFTLSEINDMITSGKIVDAKTISGIHYFQNMKK; encoded by the coding sequence ATGAACTTTAAAGTAAAAAAATCCGAAACCGTTTTTAAAGGAATTGTATTTGATATTAAAGTCGATCAAATTGAATATAACTCCGGTAACTTAGGAATTAGAGAAGTTATTGTGCACAACGGCGGAGCGGTTGTTGTTCCGGTTTTAGAAAATGGAAAAATAATTTTAGTTAAACAATACCGCTACCCGTTTAATGAATGGATGTATGAACTGCCCGCCGGAAAATTAGAAAAAGGTGAAGATCCTTTTGTTTGCGCGACTCGCGAGTTAACCGAAGAAACCGGTTATACTACAAATGCTATAACTCCGCTTGGAAAAATTTATACTTCTCCCGGATTTTGCAATGAAATACTTTACATTTACTTAGCTCAAAACTTAAAATCCGGTGAGCATAATAGAGAAGAAGGCGAACAGGGAATGGAAATTTATGAATTTACGTTAAGTGAAATTAATGATATGATCACTTCCGGAAAAATTGTGGACGCAAAAACAATAAGCGGAATACACTATTTTCAAAACATGAAAAAATAG